The nucleotide window GAAGAGTTGACGGCCTCCATGTTGGGTGAGATCCCCAAAGAAAAGCTGGCGGGGCTAGTGTCTGTACAGGGCTCATCTAACTCACATGTGGCAATTCTTGCCCGGGCGATGGATATCCCTACGGTGATGGGGGCAGTGGATTTACCTTTCACCCAGATTGATGGCAGGTCAATTATTGTTGATGGCTACAAAGGCACGGTCTATTGCGACCCCGGTGCCCAGTTGCGCAAACAATACAAAGCGATTTTTCTGGAGGAGCAGGCGCTGGTCAAAGGCCTCGAAGCGCTGAAGAACCTACCCTGTGAGACAAAAGATCGCTACCGCCTACCTCTCCATGTCAATACCGGGCTGATGGCCGATGTTGTTCGTTCGCTGGAGCGGGGAGCGGAAGGGGTGGGATTGTATCGCACGGAAGTTCCCTTCTTGCTGCGCGATCGTTTTCCCAGCGAAGAAGAGCAGCGCGCCATTTACCGCGAACAGCTGGAGGCATTTGCGCCTCACTCAGTGACTATGCGGACGTTGGATATCGGCGGCGATAAAGCCTTGCCCTATTTTCCAATCGAAGAGGACAACCCGTTTTTGGGGTGGCGCGGAATTCGCGTAACCCTTGATCACCCCGAAATTTTTCTGGCCCAGATCCGTGCCATGATCAAAGCCAGTGAGGGGTTAGATAATCTACGCATCCTGTTGCCAATGATCACCAATGTGCAAGAAGTGGATGCATCCAAAGCCTTGATCCTGCGCGTCTATAAGGAGCTGTTAGAGGAAGGGTTCAGGGTTCGCAAGCCGCAAGTCGGCGTTATGATTGAGGTTCCTGCTGCTGTTTATCTTGCGCCGGAGCTATCGCGGCGGGTGGATTTTCTGTCTGTTGGCAGTAACGATTTGACCCAGTACTTACTGGCTGTGGATCGCAATAATGCGCAAGTTGCTGATCTTTATCAGGCTTTCCATCCCGCGGTGTTGCGCGCCCTGCAATATATTGTTTATGCCGCTCATGATGCGGGTATCAGTGTCAGTATTTGCGGTGAGCTTGCGGGTGACCCGGGGGCAGCCATATTGTTAATGGCGATGGGATACGATGTCCTGTCCATGAATGCAACCAATTTGCCCAAGGTAAAGTCGGTTATTCGTGGCATTACCTATGAACATGCCAAAAAATTACTGTCTGATGTGATGCGCATGTCAAATGGTGATCAGATCCGTGAACACATCGCACGCGAACTGCGGGAATCAGGATTAACTCGTTTGATTCGTCCCGTCACATCGGATGCCGGCTAAGTGAATGTCTTTGGCTGGTCATAAATAGTCGTCATAATCGACGGCCGTCAATTTGTAGGTGTACCAGGTTTAACTGCTTATGTTGCAATACCCCGATCTAAACCCCGTGGCTTTTACCATCCCTATTGGGCCCATCACTTTGGGCGATATGACCATTGGCCCGTTTAATGTGCATTGGTATGGGATTATGTATCTTCTGGCGTTTGCCAGTGCTTGGCTGTTGGCGTTGTATCGTGCCAAAGCTCCGGGAGCCGTGATTAACAAGACGCAAGTTGAAAACCTGATTACCTATGGTGCCTTTGGTGTAATTCTTGGCGGGCGATTCGGATATGTCATCTTTTACAGCTTTGATCAGTGGATGGCTGACCCGCTATTGTTGTTGCGGGTTTGGGAAGGTGGAATGTCGTTTCATGGCGGTTTGATAGGTGTCATTGTGGCCATGTTGATTTATTCCTATCGAATTAACCGTTCATTTATCAGTGTCATGGATTTTGTGGCACCGATAGTGCCGCTTGGTCTTGGTTTTGGCCGGCTGGGAAACTTTATCGGCCAGGAGTTATGGGGGCGTATTAGCGATGTCCCTTGGGCTATGGTTTTTCCAAAGGCGCTTCCAGAGGGGGTGGCTCGTCATCCAAGTCAGCTATATCAAGCGTTCTTTGAAGGTTTGGTGTTGTTTATCATTGTGTTCTGGTTTTCTTCCAAGCCTCGCCCGCGTGGCGCTGTATCGGGTGTTTTCCTGATAGGCTATTCGATCTTTCGTTTCAGTGTTGAATTTGTGCGCGAGCCAGATCAAGGGATCGGGTTTGATCTCATGGGGTGGATGACTCGTGGGCAATTGCTTTGCGTTCCTATGTTTCTGCTTGGGCTTGGATTACTGATTTATGCCTACAAGTTCGCTGACGGAAAGGCCAAGAATTAATCGTTTTCTATTTTCTGTGTGAGTTGTTTGATGAAGCAATATCTTGATTTGATGCGCGATGTGGTTGAAAACGGAGTGCAACGAGGAGACCGTACCGGCACCGGAACCCGTTCGGTTTTTGGTAGGCAATTGAGATTCAATCTAAACGATGGGTTTCCATTAGTAACAACCAAAACTGTTCATCTCAAGAGTGTTATTGTCGAGTTATTGTGGTTTTTACAGGGGCGCACAGATGTTACCTGGCTGCAAGAGCGTGGTTGCAGTATCTGGAATGAATGGGCAACCGAGTCGGGTGAGCTGGGGCCTGTTTATGGAAAGCAATGGCGCAGTTGGGCCTGTCCAGATGGCTCTACAATCGATCAAATTACCCAGGTTATTGAGCAGATCAAAAAAAATCCCTACTCCCGTCGCTTGATTGTCTCTGCATGGAACCCCGCTGATTTACCCGATGAGTCTATGAGCCCACAGCAAAATGTGGAGCATGGGCGGATGGCGCTGGCAGCCTGCCATACTCTATTTCAATTTTACGTGGCGGAAGGAAAGTTATCTTGTCAGTTGTACCAGCGTAGCGCGGACCTGTTTCTCGGAGTACCTTTCAATATCGCCAGCTATGCATTGTTAACTCATATGATCGCGCAGCAGTGTGATCTGGGCGTTGGCGATTTTGTGCACACCTTTGGTGACTGTCATCTTTACAATAATCATATTTCTGACGACATAGTTTACGAACAATTAACACGCGAGCCCAAAAACTTGCCTACACTTAAGATCTGTCGTAAACCTGAGTCGATTTTTGATTACGAGCTTCAGGATTTTGAATTCCAAGGTTACCAACCCCATCCGCGTATAGTTGCGCCTATTGCCATTTAGTGGTTTGTTGGTTGTTGGCAAATAAGTAGTCAATAAGAAGGCGAATACCCTGCATGAAATTAGCCATCATCGTGGCCGTCGCCAAAAATGGTGTTATAGGGCGCAATAATCAGTTGCCTTGGCATCTCCCGCAGGATCTCAAATATTTCAAATCGGTAACATTAGGAAAACCGGTAATAATGGGGCGCAAAACCTATGAATCTATAGGTCGCCCTCTTCCCGGTAGATTTAATATTGTGATTACCCGTAATCCTGAATGGGTTGCTGAGGGGGTCAAGGTTGCCCACAGTTTTGGTGAGGCGGTGCAAGTGGCAAACGGACTCGGCACCTCTGAGGCAATGATTATAGGTGGTGCAGAAATTTATAAGGCTGCACTGTCTGTTGTACAGCGAATTTATCTTACGCGTGTTGATCTGGAGCCTGATGGCGATGCTTTTTTTGCTGAACCTGATTCTTCAATTTGGTCATTGATATCCAGTGTTGATGGTGAGGCTGATGCCTCTCCAGGCTATACCTTTTTGACATATGATCGCTTGGATGAATATGCGGGTGACAAATAGCCCGTCGATTTTCTGAAAGTGTGAAGTAGTTTTATTTTTGTTTGTTGTGTTACTGGTGACCTTATTAATTGCGATATGTGTTACCAGAGTGATACCTAAATACACACGTAAAAAGCTTAAGGATAAATCATTGGAAAGTAAGCCGTAGCGCTTATTACAATGCCGCCGTTCTTAGCTGCCTCAATACGAGGCTACGTGGATAACGCGTCTGCGGCAGCGGGTTGCCGCAAACTCACTTGATTGAACACCCAGTTGGGGGGATTATGAAAAAGCAGCGATTGAAAGCAGTGGCTATTACCACCATGCTTTCTGCCGGCGCGCTAATGGGTAGCGTTGCCATGGCAGATCAAAGTCTGGATGCAGTACTTAAAGCAGGCCAAGCCAAGACTACTCTGGCGCAAGATTCTCAAAAGCGTATCGATAGACTGGCTCAAGAAACCGATGACTTGACTCAAGAGTTCAAGAGTCAAAATAAGTTGATCGAAGATCTGCGCGTTTTCAACGCCCAAATGGAAAAACAAGTTGCAAAACAATTGACTGTAGTAACCGAGTTGGAGCAGTCAATCGAGAAAGTAACTGTAATCGAGCGCCAAATTCAGCCATTGATTTTCCGCATGCTTGATAGTCTTGAGCAGTTTGTTAATTTGGATAAGCCTTTCTACTTGGATGACCGCAAAGCAAGCTTGGATATGGTTCGTGCCAACCAAGATCGCGCTGATATCTCTGTATCAGAGAAATTCCGTCAAGTGCTGGAAGCCTACAAAATTGAGTCTGCTTACGGCAGCACTATCAGTGCCTACAAAACTACCCTGAACCTTGATGGTCAAGATCGCGAAGTTAATATTCTTCGTGTAGGCCGTATTTCTCTGATGTATCAAACAACTGATGCTCAATCGAGTGGTTATTGGGATGCAGCCCAAAAAGCTTGGTTGCCTTTGGATAGTTCTTACAACAGTGAAATCCTTAAAGGCTTGAAGATTGCTCGTGATCAGGCAACTAAAGATATTATGACTATGCCAATTCAAGCTCCGGAGGCAGCACAATGAAAATGAAGTTTGTTAAAAGCTGTCTGATGCTGGCGGCGGCTGGCTTGCTGAGCACCAGCTTTGCTGTTGCACAAGAGAAAGCACAGACCTTGGATCAGTTGCTCGATATGGTTAAGAAATCACAAATTAGTGAGTCTGCCGAGCACAAACAACGTGAAGCTGAGTTTGCCCGTGACAAAGCAAATCAAGCGAACTTGCTGGCGCAAGCTAAGGCTACTCGCCAAGCTGAAGAAAATCGCTCTCAAGCTCTTGAGAAAAAATACGCAGAACAGCAACTGTTGGTAACTCAGAAAAGGGCTCAGTTAAATGAGCGCCTGGGCTCCATGCGTGAATTGTTTGGTCATTTGACCTCTACCGCAGGTGATTTGCGTGCAACTCTGGAAACTTCCTTGGTGAGTGCGCAATACCCTAATCGCGGTGATTTCCTTGATGCTCTCATCGAGAAGATGAATGGTAGTACCCAATTGCCGGATATCGAAGAAATTGAACGTCTTTGGTACGAGGTTCAGCGCGAAATGGTTGAAACTGGTCGCGTTGTGAAATTTAACGGTACTGTCATTAAGCCTAATGGTGAGCAGTCACAGCAAGAAATCGTACGTATTGGTGCTTACAATCTGGTATCGAATGGTACCTACCTGAGCTACAACTCTGGAAAAATTGAAGAATTAGGTCGTCAGCCTGCTTCTGATATGCTGTCTGCTGCCAGTGCATTGCAAAATGCATCAACAGGTGTAGTGGATGTGGGTATCGATCCAACAGGCCCTGTTGGCGGTCAGTTGCTTGCAGCACTTATTCAAAAGCCAAATCTTAGAGAGTATCTCGATCAGGGCGGCTCCGTAGGATGGGTGATTGTATATGTAGGGATTTTCGGGATTCTGTTAGGGGTCTGGCGTATGATTGTACTCTTCGGTATGAGTGCAAAAGTTAACTCTCAGCTGAAAAATCCTGCTAACCCAAGCGCCAATAACCCATTAGGGCGTGTACTGAAAGTGGCACAGGAAAACAAAAATGTTGATGTTGAAACGCTTGAACTTAAGCTTGAAGAGGCTGTGTTAAAAGAGCGTCCTTCAATTGAAAGCGGATTGGCAATATTGAAGATTATTGCTGCTGTTGCTCCTTTGCTCGGATTGTTGGGTACCGTAACCGGTATGATTACCACCTTCCAAGCAATCACAATATTTGGTGCTGGTGATCCTAAGAACATGGCAGGCGGTATTTCTGCTGCACTTATCACCACTGTTCAAGGTCTTTTAGTTGCTATTCCTATGGTTCTGATGCACACCTTCGTTAATGGTCGTGCTAAGTCAGTAATTCACGTCTTGGATGAGCAAACTACTGGCATTATTGCCGAAAATACCGAGCGCAAGTAGGAGATTAAACCATGCAGGCTTTAATGGATTTTTTCGGAAACCTTAAAGCCTTCTTGGATCAAGGTGGTTTTGTGATGTATCTCATTGCTGCCTTGACCTTTGTTATGTGGGCACTCATTTTTGAGCGAGTTATCTACTTCAAGGGCAATCTAAGAGGGCAGATTCAAAGTCAATTAAATGCTTGGGAGGCTCGCAAAGAGCGCAAGTCCTGGAATGCTCACCAAATCCGCAATGCAATGATTTCTCGCATGAACGATAAAATCAGCGCAAACCTTGATTTGATTGGTGCACTTGTTGCGATTTGTCCATTGATGGGGCTGCTGGGTACAGTAACGGGTATGATCGACGTATTTGGTGTTCTGGCAAATACCGGTGGTGGTGATGCCAAGTCAATGGCGGGTGGTGTATCAAAAGCTACTATCCCTACAATGGCTGGAATGGTTGCTGCAATTTCAGGTGTTTTTGCTAGTACTTATTTGACTCGTGTCGCTGACAGTGAAAAGGCATTGTTTGCAGATCATTTGACAATGGATCACTAATTACAGTGATCCATTGGTGGTGATAAATTTTAACCTGTATGAAAGAGATGTCTCATGAGCAGGAATAATCCCAAACGAGAAGAAGAGGCTCAAGCAATTGACTTAACGCCCATGTTGGACGTTGTGTTCATTATGTTGATCTTCTTTATTGTTACTGCAACTTTCATCAAAGAAACCGGTAAAGATGTGACCCGGCCAGATGCGAACACTGCGGATGACAAGCCAAACGCAAGTATATTGATTGCCGTTGGTGCTGATAATGAAATCTGGATGGATAAGAAAAAAATTGATTCGCGTAATTTGCGCCAGGCAATAGAGCGTATGCGTGTAGACAATCCAAAAGGTGCTATTTCTATTCAGGCTGATAAAGATGCTGATATCAAGTTTGTAGTTGAGGTAGCGAACGCAGCTCGTACAGCTGGCGTAACCGACGTAAGTGTATCTACTGAGAAGAATTAATAGCTATGAATCCTACTAAAGTAACCATAGCGGGAATCCTCGGGGTAGTTACCACACTTGGACTCCTGTTTTTGATGAATAGTTTGGTTAACACAGAGTTTGCTCCACCTGATGAATCAAAGTCTGTGAAAATCCCAGATATTCGCATGTCCGACACCAAAATTGAAACTCGCATGGAAGATGCCAAGCCAGAAAAACCACAAGAGCCTGAAACTCCTCCTGATTTGCCGGAGCCAGAGTTTGAAGCTCCAGATGTTTCTGGCGATGCATTAAACATGAGTGCTCCTGTTGCCAAGGCTGATATTGATGTTGGTGGAAACTCATTGGCTTTTAGCGAGGGCGAATATCTGCCTATCGTGAAGGTTCCGCCTGAGTATCCAAGTACAGCTTTGTCGCGCGGAATTGAAGGTTTCTGCACAGTGGTTTACACAGTGACGGAAACTGGTACTACGCGTGATCCTCAGCCTATACCTGATCAGTGCATCACCAAAGAAGGTAAACCCACTACTGTATTTAACCGTGCATCTGTTAAGGCTGCTCTGAAATTCAAATACAAGCCGAAAGTGGTTGATGGGAAAGCGGTAGAAGTTCCTGGTGTGAAAAACCGCTTCACTTACGAGATGCAGAAATAAGGGGTAATGAAATGAAACAAGTATTTCCTGCCGTTTCAGTTGCTCTTAATCGCACTCTGTTGGCTGGTTTGATCGCTGTATCGCCTGTATTGATAAACAACGCGCTTTCAGTAGTAGCACCAAGTGTCCAATTGTCTGTTGCGCATGCGCAAGTAACGGCAAAAAACAAATATGCCGGTGCCCAGCAGCGTAAATTTCCCAATGTAACTGAGTCATTTGGTAAAAAAATTACTGAAGCTGCTAACTTTCTCCAGCCGCAAGATGAATCAGTTAAGCCTGATCCTCGTAAAGCCATGCAGCTCTTGAATCAGATGGAAGCTAACTCCGCAAAAGCTAATCCATACGAAAAAGTATTGTTACACCAATATATGGGCTATGCATACTTGGGGGTGGAGAATTATGCAAAGGCTATCGAGAGCTTCAATAAAATGCTCGCGTTAAGCCCCAATATGCCATTAGCTACGGAATCATCAACTATCCGTATCGTTGGCCAGCTCTATTCACAGCTTGATAACCCTAAAAAAGCGTTAGAAACATTGCTGAAGTGGACAGACTTTGCGGACAAATTGAAGCCCGAAGATTCTTACATGTTTGCCACTTTGTATTATCAATTGGATGACAGTAAGAATGCTTTATTGAATATCAACGAAGCAGTAAAAGTACAAGAAGCCGCAGGCAAAGTTCCTGCAGAGTCTTGGTATATTTTGCAGCGCGGATTGTATTTTGATAAAGAAGATTATAAAGGCGGTTTGGTTGTTCTAGAGAAGCTGATTAAGCATTATCCAAAAGCACAATATTGGAAGCAGCTCTCTCAAGTCTACCGTGTGCTGGACCGTACAAATGATGCACTCCATGCTATGGAAACTTGCTATTTAATGGGTGGTCTGACTACAGAAAGAGATTTGGTTAACCTGGCTTATTCTTTCCTTGAAGCTGAAACCCCCTACAAGGCGGCTAAGGTTCTGAGAAAAGGTATTTACACTGATAAAGTCATAGAGCCAACGGCTAAAAACCTGAAAACTCTAGCTGATGCATTACGTCTCGCGCAAAACGCCAAAGAATCTTTGGTTGAGTATGAGCGCGCAGCCACTAAGTCAACAGATGGTGAGTTAATCATCGGTTTGGCTCAGGCTTATCTTGCGAATGATAAATTCAAAGATGCGTCCAAGTGGGGGCGTGATGCTTTGCGTAAGGGTGGCATTAAGCGTGTTGATTACGCTAACTTAACTGTTGCCCAGGCAGAGTTTGAGTTGAAGAATTATGATGAAGCTATCAAGTTCTTCAGAGAGGCTGGTAAAGATGCTCGTTCATCTAAAGTAGCCGCTCAATGGATTGCTTTCTGTGAAAGAGAAAAGAAAAAGCAAGAGCTGGCGAATCAAGATTAATTTATTTGCTTGTCAGCTAAAAACAAAAAAGCCAGCACAAGCTGGCTTTTTTGTTTTGTGTGGGACACATTGCCATACTGAAAGTCAGATTTTCAGTATGGCAATAACGCTTAATCGAGCTTACTTAAATCTCTTACCGCGCCTTTGTCTGCGCTTGTGGCTAGCATGGCGTAGGCTTTAAGCGACGCAGTCACTTTGCGGGGGCGCACTTCGGAAGGTTTCCACGCAAGAGCACCTTTAGCATTTTCTGCTGCACGGCGAGCATCCAATTCTGCATCTGACAACAGTACGTTAATACTGCGGTTGGGGATGTCGATATGAATGATGTCTCCTGTCTTTACCAAGCCAATTGCGCCTCCTGCTGCTGCCTCTGGTGAGGCGTGACCGATAGATAAGCCTGAGGTGCCACCAGAGAAGCGCCCATCCGTTAGCAGTGCGCAGGCTTTACCAAGGCCTTGGGATTTAAGATAGCTGGTTGGGTAGAGCATTTCTTGCATGCCAGGGCCGCCTTTAGGGCCTTCGTAGCGGATTACAACTACATCACCTGCTTTTACTTTCCCATCGAGAATATCTTTAACAGCTTGATCCTGACTTTCTACTACGTAGGCTGGCCCCTCAAACACCCAGATGCTTTCATCTACACCTGAAGTTTTAACGACACAGCCATCCAATGCGATATTGCCCTTCAAAACAGCGAGGCCGCCCTCTTTGGAATAGGCGTGTTCAACAGAGCGAATACAGCCCTCAACGCGGTCGGCATCCAGCGTAGGCCAGCGTGTAGCTTGACTAAAAGCGACCTGGGTTGGGATTCCTGCTGGGCCCGCGCGGAAGAATTGGGCGACAGATTCATCGCTGGTACTGACGATATCCCACTTATCCAGGCCTTCCTGCAATGTTTTGCTGTGAACGGTAGGGACTTGACTATGGATTAACCCGCCGCGATTCAGCTCTGCAAGAATGCCAAAAACACCGCCGGCACGATGGACATCTTCCATGTGATATTTCTGGGTGTTGGGCGCGACTTTACAAAGCTGCGGCACTTTGCGGCTCAGACGATCGATATCTGTCATGGTGAAAGGCACTTCCCCTTCTTGAGCCGCTGCAAGCAAATGGAGAATGGTGTTAGTGGAACCGCCCATTGCTATGTCGAGCGCCATAGCATTTTCGAAAGCTTCGAAGCTGGCAATAGAGCGTGGCAATACACTTTCATCGTCTTGTTCGTAGTAGCGTTTGGTGATTTCAACTATGCGACGACCAGCCTCAAGGAACAGGCGCTCGCGGTCAGCGTGAGTTGCCAATGTAGATCCGTTGCCAGGAAGGGATAAGCCCAGAGCTTCAGTCAGACAGTTCATCGAGTTGGCGGTAAACATACCGGAACAAGAGCCGCAGGTTGGGCATGCGGAGCGTTCATACGCTTTAACAAGCTCATCGCTGGCATTTTTATCTGTGCCAATAACGATGGCATCGACCAAATCGAGTTTGTGGTCAGCAAGTTTTGTTTTACCTGCTTCCATGGGGCCGCCGGAAACGAAAATAACCGGAATATTCAGGCGCATTGCCGCCATTAACATTCCCGGAGTGATTTTGTCGCAGTTAGAAATACACACAATGGCATCAGCGCAGTGGGCATTGACCATGTATTCAACGGAGTCGGCGATGATGTCGCGCGATGGCAAGCTATACAGCATGCCGTCATGACCCATAGCGATGCCATCATCTACCGCGATGGTGTTGAATTCTTTTGCCACACCGCCTGCTTTCTCGATTTCACGCGCAACTAACTGCCCCAAGTCTTTAAGGTGCACGTGCCCCGGTACGAACTGGGTGAATGAGTTGGCGATGGCGATGATGGGCTTTTGGAAATCCTCATCTTTCATACCTGTCGCACGCCACAATGCGCGTGCACCAGCCATGTTGCGGCCTGATGTGGTGGTTTTGGAACGGTAGATTGGCATAACGCATAACCTCATGAAGCCTGTTGCTTGTGCTAACGGCGGTGGGGAAATTCAGTATTGTAAAAGGTGTTGTGAGGATAAGAAGCATACCAGAAAAGGCGGAATTCCGGCATTGGCATCAGGTACCGTCATGCAGGGTACTGCCCCGGGGCAATCGGGGCAGGGGATAAAATGATTATTCCAATGGTTTCATAAAGATCTTGGAGTTGCGCTGGTAGTTATACAAAAGTTGTTTCTGTACCGGCAGATCCTCCAATTTACCCTGCATAAAACCTTGCTCAATAAACCAATGTGCCGTTTGTGTGGTGAGTAAAAATAATTGTTTGATTTTCTGCTTGCGCGCTTGTGCCTCAATCTGTTGCAACAGTTGTGCTGCGCGGCCACCATTCCGATAATCCGGATGCGTTGCGACGCATGACAGCTCAGCCATATCGCCATAAGGGTAAAGTGCAGCGCAGGCGATAATAGTTCCGTCTTTTTCCATGACATGAAATTTATTGATTTCGATTTCCAATGCTTCGCGTGAGCGCCTTACCAAAATACCTTCCTCTTCAAGAGGGCGAATTAATTCGATGATTCCACCGACATCATCGATAGTGGCGGAGCGTAACTGTTCGTAATGCCCGGAATAAATCATTGTACCCAGGCCATCGCGGGTAAATAGTTCGGTGAGCAAAGCGCCATCTGTTTCGTAGCTGATGAGTTGTGCTCGCTGTACACCTTGCAAACAACTCAAATAACAAGCGCTGATCGCTTGTTGCAAATCAAAACTGATTTTATCGCCTTGTTCGGTGAGGTAGGTTTTACACTCTTGCAAGGATAATTGACGAATCAAATTTCCTTCGCTGTCGCTTACACCATTGCCTGCAACGAACGCCAAAAATTTATCTGCTTTAATGGCGCTTGCAACATGGGTTGCTACATCGCTGAACGACAAATTAAAAATTTCGCCCGTTGG belongs to Cellvibrio sp. pealriver and includes:
- a CDS encoding lipopolysaccharide assembly protein LapB is translated as MKQVFPAVSVALNRTLLAGLIAVSPVLINNALSVVAPSVQLSVAHAQVTAKNKYAGAQQRKFPNVTESFGKKITEAANFLQPQDESVKPDPRKAMQLLNQMEANSAKANPYEKVLLHQYMGYAYLGVENYAKAIESFNKMLALSPNMPLATESSTIRIVGQLYSQLDNPKKALETLLKWTDFADKLKPEDSYMFATLYYQLDDSKNALLNINEAVKVQEAAGKVPAESWYILQRGLYFDKEDYKGGLVVLEKLIKHYPKAQYWKQLSQVYRVLDRTNDALHAMETCYLMGGLTTERDLVNLAYSFLEAETPYKAAKVLRKGIYTDKVIEPTAKNLKTLADALRLAQNAKESLVEYERAATKSTDGELIIGLAQAYLANDKFKDASKWGRDALRKGGIKRVDYANLTVAQAEFELKNYDEAIKFFREAGKDARSSKVAAQWIAFCEREKKKQELANQD
- a CDS encoding MotA/TolQ/ExbB proton channel family protein, whose translation is MQALMDFFGNLKAFLDQGGFVMYLIAALTFVMWALIFERVIYFKGNLRGQIQSQLNAWEARKERKSWNAHQIRNAMISRMNDKISANLDLIGALVAICPLMGLLGTVTGMIDVFGVLANTGGGDAKSMAGGVSKATIPTMAGMVAAISGVFASTYLTRVADSEKALFADHLTMDH
- the ptsP gene encoding phosphoenolpyruvate--protein phosphotransferase; protein product: MLNSLRSIVQEVNAARDMKTALAIIVTRVKQVMATQVCSVYLRDAKGDYVLMATDGLNADAVGRVRLAAGEGLVGRVVVREEPINLEHAEAHPSYQYFPETGEERYSSFLGVPIIHHRKVLGVLVVQQVEQRRFDEGEEAFLVTMSAQLAGVIAHAEATGGVMPVGTKAKAAQSKFVGVSGASGIAIGEAVVIAPAADLRSVPYQACKDVELEIDFFQRSLMAVREDIKSLGEQLKARINREEQALFDAYLAMLDDASLASEVVGRIRKGANASYAWSEVIIEHENIFNSMNDPYLRERATDLRDLGRRVLAYLQESNQKTRVYPDKTILIGEELTASMLGEIPKEKLAGLVSVQGSSNSHVAILARAMDIPTVMGAVDLPFTQIDGRSIIVDGYKGTVYCDPGAQLRKQYKAIFLEEQALVKGLEALKNLPCETKDRYRLPLHVNTGLMADVVRSLERGAEGVGLYRTEVPFLLRDRFPSEEEQRAIYREQLEAFAPHSVTMRTLDIGGDKALPYFPIEEDNPFLGWRGIRVTLDHPEIFLAQIRAMIKASEGLDNLRILLPMITNVQEVDASKALILRVYKELLEEGFRVRKPQVGVMIEVPAAVYLAPELSRRVDFLSVGSNDLTQYLLAVDRNNAQVADLYQAFHPAVLRALQYIVYAAHDAGISVSICGELAGDPGAAILLMAMGYDVLSMNATNLPKVKSVIRGITYEHAKKLLSDVMRMSNGDQIREHIARELRESGLTRLIRPVTSDAG
- a CDS encoding thymidylate synthase; translated protein: MKQYLDLMRDVVENGVQRGDRTGTGTRSVFGRQLRFNLNDGFPLVTTKTVHLKSVIVELLWFLQGRTDVTWLQERGCSIWNEWATESGELGPVYGKQWRSWACPDGSTIDQITQVIEQIKKNPYSRRLIVSAWNPADLPDESMSPQQNVEHGRMALAACHTLFQFYVAEGKLSCQLYQRSADLFLGVPFNIASYALLTHMIAQQCDLGVGDFVHTFGDCHLYNNHISDDIVYEQLTREPKNLPTLKICRKPESIFDYELQDFEFQGYQPHPRIVAPIAI
- the lgt gene encoding prolipoprotein diacylglyceryl transferase gives rise to the protein MLQYPDLNPVAFTIPIGPITLGDMTIGPFNVHWYGIMYLLAFASAWLLALYRAKAPGAVINKTQVENLITYGAFGVILGGRFGYVIFYSFDQWMADPLLLLRVWEGGMSFHGGLIGVIVAMLIYSYRINRSFISVMDFVAPIVPLGLGFGRLGNFIGQELWGRISDVPWAMVFPKALPEGVARHPSQLYQAFFEGLVLFIIVFWFSSKPRPRGAVSGVFLIGYSIFRFSVEFVREPDQGIGFDLMGWMTRGQLLCVPMFLLGLGLLIYAYKFADGKAKN
- a CDS encoding biopolymer transporter ExbD; protein product: MSRNNPKREEEAQAIDLTPMLDVVFIMLIFFIVTATFIKETGKDVTRPDANTADDKPNASILIAVGADNEIWMDKKKIDSRNLRQAIERMRVDNPKGAISIQADKDADIKFVVEVANAARTAGVTDVSVSTEKN
- a CDS encoding DUF3450 domain-containing protein — translated: MKKQRLKAVAITTMLSAGALMGSVAMADQSLDAVLKAGQAKTTLAQDSQKRIDRLAQETDDLTQEFKSQNKLIEDLRVFNAQMEKQVAKQLTVVTELEQSIEKVTVIERQIQPLIFRMLDSLEQFVNLDKPFYLDDRKASLDMVRANQDRADISVSEKFRQVLEAYKIESAYGSTISAYKTTLNLDGQDREVNILRVGRISLMYQTTDAQSSGYWDAAQKAWLPLDSSYNSEILKGLKIARDQATKDIMTMPIQAPEAAQ
- a CDS encoding dihydrofolate reductase, with amino-acid sequence MKLAIIVAVAKNGVIGRNNQLPWHLPQDLKYFKSVTLGKPVIMGRKTYESIGRPLPGRFNIVITRNPEWVAEGVKVAHSFGEAVQVANGLGTSEAMIIGGAEIYKAALSVVQRIYLTRVDLEPDGDAFFAEPDSSIWSLISSVDGEADASPGYTFLTYDRLDEYAGDK
- a CDS encoding MotA/TolQ/ExbB proton channel family protein, whose translation is MKMKFVKSCLMLAAAGLLSTSFAVAQEKAQTLDQLLDMVKKSQISESAEHKQREAEFARDKANQANLLAQAKATRQAEENRSQALEKKYAEQQLLVTQKRAQLNERLGSMRELFGHLTSTAGDLRATLETSLVSAQYPNRGDFLDALIEKMNGSTQLPDIEEIERLWYEVQREMVETGRVVKFNGTVIKPNGEQSQQEIVRIGAYNLVSNGTYLSYNSGKIEELGRQPASDMLSAASALQNASTGVVDVGIDPTGPVGGQLLAALIQKPNLREYLDQGGSVGWVIVYVGIFGILLGVWRMIVLFGMSAKVNSQLKNPANPSANNPLGRVLKVAQENKNVDVETLELKLEEAVLKERPSIESGLAILKIIAAVAPLLGLLGTVTGMITTFQAITIFGAGDPKNMAGGISAALITTVQGLLVAIPMVLMHTFVNGRAKSVIHVLDEQTTGIIAENTERK
- a CDS encoding energy transducer TonB, coding for MNPTKVTIAGILGVVTTLGLLFLMNSLVNTEFAPPDESKSVKIPDIRMSDTKIETRMEDAKPEKPQEPETPPDLPEPEFEAPDVSGDALNMSAPVAKADIDVGGNSLAFSEGEYLPIVKVPPEYPSTALSRGIEGFCTVVYTVTETGTTRDPQPIPDQCITKEGKPTTVFNRASVKAALKFKYKPKVVDGKAVEVPGVKNRFTYEMQK